tttttttcgtgtatctgtactttacttaagtatttctactttgggcgactttttactttccctCCTctgcatttcaaagtcaaatatctttttactccactacattttgagaaatctgtcgttccttttgatttttgtgtgtataaaaacgtaacatgtcaaaacaaaagaacaccaatcaggggcacagcggtcacagcggtttgttctgagcttgttttgacctgttggtcatactgacccagtgcaagtACACGgctcaatgtcagtgcagcagcgtgaaaatttgggagcacatatgtCTACCTAAActatggaactaacctaactttgtgtaaatagaccacgatatagaaatgtgtacacatatgcagttgtgactggcatgtttctttttttctgaattcatacaaacactttcattttatagtaaattagttttggttagtttatgaacagagacctacggatcaatacagtaaaggaaaattatctttgtgaacctgagtttaaagccagtttttagtcaatttgtaactaagttacaaagtaatcttaaactgaaactttgcttgtttgtaaaaagtgatttcaaagCCACTCGGttctggagtattttcacctaaaatgagttcatgaagcgagtcttgttataaaaatgataacaggacattagagtcatacttaaccttttagtacttttacttttgatacttaagtacatttgaaggcaaatacttttgtacttttactcatgttgaggtctagagtaaggacttctaattttactggagtaatattttaccttgggtatctctactttaactcaagtacatgatttgtgtacttcgtccacctctgccaATTTGAGAAAACATTTCTAACTGCTGCACCAAGCAGAAGTGGGCAGAGCAGCTCAATACCATTATCAAGTAGAGGTATGTAACGATGGCACCACTTATGAAGGTGGTGTCATTCACTAGGTGGTTGAATGCCCAGAATCATCACTCATGACAACTTGATTTTGAGGTTTCCAGAAGTGCTCATAGTTTATTGAAGatccacaaacacaaatacttACACCTGtaagaaaactaaaaataaaacaacaaaacagcttAGGAGAAACCTCAGCATCTAGTAGGATCAGTATCTGACTCTTATTCTTACACTCTTGGATCTAAGCTAAGCATGAGTCTGGGGCTGCGAAGCCACTCTTCCTACTACACTACCCTCATAGCCGTTCACCCTTTCTTTAGCCTGTGGTCTCGCTTTTAAGTAGATTGACCCTCCCACTCAGGATCTGGACCCATTAAATCTCATATCTTGGAAgacaaaagaacagaataaGAAATATCActtatccagaggttggcttcaaaaaatagatggatgagtgctgccagcattgctgtaGAGGTTTaagagggaggtcagcctgtcagtgctcagaccatacggcgcacaatgcatcaactcagtctgcatgtCTGCCGTcacagaaggaagcctcttctgaagctgatgcacaagaaagcccacaaacagtttgctgaagacatgcagtccaataacatggattactggaactggaatgtcctgtggtctgatgaaaccaagataaacttgtttggctcagatggtgtccagcatgtgtggtggtacCCTGATAAGGAGCATGAAGACAACTGTTTCATGCCTACGGTTAAGCATAGTGGTGGTAGAGCTGGTCTGGAGCTGTGGTTCACTGAGGGAaacaacatgtactgtgacattctgaagcagagcatttcagaaactgcactgcatggcagttttccaacatgataacgaccccaaaTACACCttcaagatgacaactgccttgctgaaggtaaaggtgatggactggccaagtatgtctccagccctaaacccaattgagcaactgtggggcatcctcaagtgtaAGGTggagtgcaaggtgtctaacatccaccagctccgtgatgtcatcatgaaGGAGGGGAAGAGGAATCCAGTAGCAACTTGTGCACCTCTGGTGAATTCAATGCCCAAgggggttaaggcagtgctagataatacaggtggtcacacaaaatattgacactttgagcacaatttggacatgttcactgtgaggtgtactgaCTTGTGTTGACAGCTATTTAGGCCCaatccatttcttatttttacccattcattcacaacttcagtttcacgcatcaatcaatcaaacacgTCACcgaataaaaaagagcacaaacaaaaaactacatcacttcattaacagctactagtggtGCTCTGCACCattgcacaatttaaggtggaatgagaaaattcgCCCAGCAGCAaccgagacatcagcgtattactcgcgatttttatgcatgttatgAAGGAACttactataaaacactattacaatgGTTCTTACAACACAGCGGcttttaaacagagaaatacttacatgtatgtgtctctttggtcacttgtgcaGGCATCATGCCAATGATTCAcagggcattctgggaattttctcataacactccgtttgtaGTGCACCTCTGTAAAAATCTCTGTTTGGAggtgtagccctaacacttcaccctacacctccatctcagcaacaatcaggacaaccctacccctacaCGTGAACAGGGacggtcgtgggctggaggttagggatctggccctgtaactggaaggttgccggttcgatccccagggccgacagtccatgactgaggtgtccttgagcaagacacctaacccccaactgctccccgggcgccgtggatagagctgcccaccgctccgggcaagtgtgctcactgcccctagtgtgtgtgttcactagtgtgtatgtggtgtttcacgtcacgggttaaatgcggagggggttgtgggatcaaaaaaagtatcacttaaacgcacaaaacggaggggtagggcaaagtgttaggggcaaggggtgaaatgggagtGGGCCTTacacattaatggctgtgtgttgagttattttcagaggacagtaaatctataacaaaatattttcagaaatgtgagtGGTTTACTCACTTTTGATAGATAGAACATTATAGTCATGACCATCATAGTCTGTACATATGTGTACACATCTTTTGCTAATCTGCAAGCTCTAATGTCTTTTCTTTCCACAGGTTTCTTACGCAGTTCCCTTTTCCCTTGGATCATTATGGGCCAATCCAGACCTAGAAAGCAACAGGATGATTTGCGTTCCCACTCCTAAAGTGACATCACAGCAGATGAGTAAACATCTTTTATGTTTACTTATGTTTACGTCTCTTCTTCTTATGCGTGTTCACCATAACAGTCTTAACAGTCATAACACTGTCTCTTGAGATAAGGTGTATTTAAATAGTCCTTGTGATGTGTTAGGGCTACCTGACACCACCACAAGGTACTTCAATAAAGTACtgactaaaaaaacaaaataatagtaGCTTTCAAAACAACAGGTCAAAATGCTGAATTCCATACACAAGTAATcaccaacagaacagaatgatTATTACACTAAAAAAAGTCACTATGTTTAGGACTAAAATAGGATTAGTCACTATGTGAAGGACTAAAATAAAACTATGTAAATGAGTAAATGGAATTATACCATTTTTTCAGGCTGAAGAACACAATAGTTCTAGCACAGATTGTACGAttagaacaaaacaaaatatctgCCTACACCCTTGAATTTAAAGTGttagaaagggttctttggtttTCCAGAAAAACGTTTTTAGTTGTAAACAGTGGATATGTAAGTgtgaagaatgtttttaaagaacCTTAACTTAAAATCCTTCAGGATTTTGATGGACACTTACAGCACTGTTGCTGCTTTGCAACAAGACAAAGTGCAACCAGCAACCTTTAAACAACAGCAGTCACTCACTTTAAATTATCAGCAGTTTTATTAGTCTTTATGATTGTGCTACTAAAGACAAGTATTGATTATCAGTGCATTGATAATAAATCACACACAACTACTGACTGCTGCTGTGGACCAATAGATGATCTATTTTTGCCAACCTCTTTCTTCAATTCTGTCCTGTGAATGTTGTATAGTTTTTGTATACTGTTTTTTTAGAGAGTTTGAGTTGTTCTATGTGAAATGTAGTACTGTGTCCTGTAGAAACTATATATTGTTCTTCTCTCAACACATCTGTGATGTTAATAAAGCTGACTTTGACTTTTTACTTATTGCCCAAAACTACCAGTGGATCTACATATGTATTCTTTAACTTTTAATATGTAAGTTgaatataataactttctgtgaagtagATTTTGGGggtgttaaactcttcagatatctggttcctaccaccacccttgtaaatgagtgtgaacttcacagcaaaccacttcAGACTTCAGAGTtagtttacatttaaacaaattAATTGTGCAAAACTGTTGGACTAACAGACTGGCTCCagacttagacttagacttagacttagacaAGACATTCATGTTGAAACAAAATGCAGAACATATAATGAGGACTGGAAGAAAATGAGGAAGATGATGTGGAAAATCAGACCCGAAAGTTacagaacaaaatgaaaacatggaTCTCCAGCTCTGCAGGAATAGGAATAAAAGACTGTCAACTTTAGTGATGAAGAAGATGTGGAAATGGTGGACAGCTTTTGCCCTTTTTAATCAATTATTAACAATAAAGGATCTAGTAATATGATACCTACTGGTACTCCGGAAAACAAGGATACAGAAGCTTGGAAAGATCTTCAAATGCTACAGATTGTCTCTACTCACAAAGATCAGAATTGTCCAGGCTATACAGTCTTTCCAGTGCTACTTCATGGATGTGATCAGTATAATACCATATATGGTCAGTAATCACCATATATGACTATGTCATGTACTATATATCACTGAAAAGAAATCCAAAGATTTCTGTTTCCTTTGTGCTACCTGatggtacactatattgccaaaattattcactcacccatccaaatcattgaattcaggtgttccaatcactttcatggccacggatgtataaaaccaagcacctaggcatgcagactgcttctacaaacatttgtgaaagaatgggtcgttctcaggagctcagtgaattccagagtggtaccgtgataggatgccacctgtgcaacaagtccagtcatgaaatcaCTTTCCACATTCCAcattcctcactactaaatattccaaggtcaactgtcagtgctattataacaaagtggaagcgattgggaacgacagcaactcagccacaaagtgataggccacataaaatgacagagcagggtcaacagatgctgaggcgcatagatGCTGCAGTCAATCgctatagacctccaaacttcatgtggccttcagattagtttAAGAACAGCATCGAGAGCTTCatgccaagcagctgcatccaagccttacatcaccaagcacaatgcaaagtgttgaatgcagtggtataaaacGCCTGCTGCtgcattctagagcagtgtagACGTGTTCATGAATCACActtgatgaatcacacttctccaccTGGCAgtccgatggatgactctgggttgccaggagaatgacACTTgtatgactgcattgtgcccagtgtaaagtttgatggagggggattatggtgtggtgttgtttttcaggagttgggctcagccccttagttccagtgaaaggaactcttaatgcttcagcagaccaagagattttggacaatttcatgctcccaactttgtggtaTCCAGTttggatggccccttcctgttccaatttgactgcgcaccagtgcacaaaacaaggtcaatatagacatggatgagtgagtttggtgtggaagaacttgactgaccttcaagagtcctgacctcaacccgatagaacaccttagggatgaatcagagtggagactgcgagctaggccttctcatccaacatcaatggctgacctcacaaatacgcttccggaagaatggtcaaaaattcccataaacacactcctaaaccttgtggaaagcctatggattaaaaatgggatgtcactcaagctcatttgtgtgtgaaggcagacgagcgaattcttttggcaatatagtgtatttacaaAATGGCACTTCTACTCTCCGAACCAAAAACTCACCTTCTAATTCTAATACATCAAATTTGAAATATTCATACCTAATCTAACTCTGAAGAATATTACAGACCGTTTTATTGATATACTACTAATAACATTGTGCTATATTGTGTACTTCAAAATTacctgaaaatgttttttttaagcagtgcATAAGATTTCACTCTCTGGAGAGTGTCCTCGCAGTGAAAGCCACATTTTAACGCTCACGTTATCCATAGACTGGAATGTATGCATATTTGATTAAATAATGTATGATTTGGTTGCCTACTTATTTGGAAAATTTcatgaacaaaatatgtaaGGATATAAACTTGCAAAAGACTGTCAAATATTCCCTGTGATGGCTGTTGTCTTTAACAACTCTAGTGCTCATTAGAGGAGGGGGTCCAGTGAATGTCTCAATGAAGAGAAAACGCGAGTGAAAAACGAAACTTCGGAGGATCAGAGAAAGTCATGCTGACTCCCTGTATTTACTCAATGGTAAACTTAAAGAAACGCGAATGCTTTCGGTTTCCATTCTCCGCTGTGGCTCTAGAGGCGGAGACTTCACAGAGCACAAAAACCAAATCGAGCTCACTGCACACTGAGATAAAGACCGGGGGCTGATCATCATGAGGTAAGCGtctatgtctgtatatgtgtgtgggaGATGGCAAAATATACTGTTGTTTTACCTGAACAGCAGTTAGCTGAAAAATGGATAGAGCTACCTTCATTAGCTGGAACAGGAGGAAACACATTAAAAGATAAATGCAAACGTCCTGTCAGCTCCTTATTACTACGCAGTTTTAAATTGACGGTGTGACACGACTGGTTTGTTTTTACAAGCTCTATacaattgttttcttttatatcaCCCTATATTTAATCAATACTGACAATACAACAGCATTCCTAGCAGAGTTCTAGTTAAGGAGAAAGCCCATTCAGTAATATTTTCCTGGCTCATCAGAAGGTTGAGGGTAAGGAGCCCCTGAGCTGAcgtgattatttttttaaaaggcgTGGCCTCGTATTAAGTTTCTCCCGGCCACATATTAAGATATTGAGGTCACCAATTGATATATTGAGGTCATGTGGACACAGTATATTAATTCATAGCCttgatatacaaccccattttccaaaaaagttgggatgctgtgctgAATGTACATACAAATAGAACGCACTATGCAAACCAAAATcgtgtaaaccatatttttaaaggaaaatgctacaaagacaacatgttAGCTGTTCAGACATatcagcccattttgaatttgatgccaacattAGCTTTgtttgaatggtcaaaaaaaagagaaaaaataaacaataataaaattggAATATTACatgcagtgtgtgtttcagtatcaACAATCTTTGCTTCCCAGCTTTATCTAAAAAAAGGTACTGATGtcttaaaaatgtttcaaaaactCTGAACAGTCCAACAACAGAGTTGTTTATCTCTCAACAGTATAACAAAAAGTCTCTCAAAGCTTTCAacagtaaaagagaaaaaaagtcaaatagtTACTTCCTTTAACCGACGAGAGGGGGCGCTGGAGGATGTCGTTTGATTGGCAGGGGAGCTCTAGAGGAGTAATGACCACCTGGGGCGAACTGAAGTCCCTACGATGCCACAGAAGCGTCCAACGTCACTTAATTCCCtcctgaactttggaagtgagCTTCCACCCAGGGAAACGGTCTATGCAGCTTTTGCCCCTCGGAATGCGATGAACTACCCTGGCCGTGCCAAACTTCCGCCTCAGGCCACTGCTCTCAGTATCTGACCTATGAAATCCCGATGCAGGCGGTTAGCTCCCGACACGAGCTTTACTTTAAACTCACGCGAAAAGCTGCTCTGGACAGTTAACAGCACGAGTTTCTTAGTTTCGACTCACAGTAATACTGAATGTCCTCAGCTCGGTAACCTGCTCTGACGGAGCTCTGAACTTTTTTACAGTCCATGACAAAGTTCATCACGTCCACCGTTTCACAAACTCCACGCAGCCGTCTTTCACTCGAATCTCCCGTGAGATCGCTCGAACCGAGTTCTTAGAACAGCTCGATTCCCCTCTCAGACGTGTGTTTAAAGGTAAAAGGCTTTTGCAGTTTAAAATCAGAGAGCTAGGTTagtaaataagcaaaataaaaacgCGTAATCGCGCTGCTTTTCTTTctggttattatttattttgttttatttttttagcttcGCCTCTTGACAACGCATCCAATTGGCTTCCACTACAATTATACACAACCCCCCACGGACCACACAGAGTGCAAATCACAGAAAAGAGCAAAATGCAGCCCACATACTCCTATACTCCAATTCATTATTATACTGCAAAGGAAATCGGTGGTATCGAACATCACTAACTCCTATGCTACACATATGTTTTCCCTTTCTTggttgatataggatttcagctgcgcAACAGTTCAGCGTCGACTTAGTtataatgttttcagtgggtgactgcaggcaggccagtttaacacccggactcttttaatagaGAACAACGCTGTTGTAATACCTGCAGAATGTCGTTTGGcaatgtcttgctgaaataagcaaggctttccctgaaaaagatggcagcatatgttgccaaaacatgtatgtatcgttcagcattaatgatgccttcacagatgcgcacgtcacccatgccatgtgcactaatgcacccctataccattataaatactggcttttgaactgtgcactgaaaacaaGCCGAGTGGTCTTAAGCCCGGAAGAAGgagcatccatgatttccaaaaagaatttcaaatgttgatttgtcaaaCCACAAGTctcttttccacttcaccttgGTCCAAATGAGCTTGGGCCTAAAGAAGGTGGCatcatttctggatcctgtttatgtacagtttcgTCTTTGCGTTTaagagctttaacttgcatttgtggatgcagtgccAAACTgctttcacagacagtgttttttggAAGTATTATGTatcatagatgatgaaaagcattaaaattaaaattttgcattaaaaatgttctttttgaatttgctcatgcagtccttcacagagtggtaaacccctccccatctttacttctgaaagactcagtctctctgggatgcttttttatacccaatcatgttattgatctgttgtcaatcaaccaccaggtgttttttttttgtttttttttagcattacacaactttaccagccttttgttgcccccacccaacttttttggaacatgttgttggcattaaattcaaaatgagcatatttaaaaataaaaaataaaaaattcactgtttcaacattttatatgttgtctttatactaatttcaaataaatatagggttttaatgatttgcacatcattcccttttgtttttatttacattttgcacagcgttccatcgtttttggaaatggggttgtattaacttgtggcctcaatatatacacagtatTCAAAAATAATCACCACATCACCTTAGAAACTCCATATGAGGGCGCTAGTGAGAGAGTCTGAAACTACAGCAAATTCGTTTTCATTCATTGCGGACTCTTCTTGCACTCTAGAATTTTGGTGTCTTGTTTTTGGTATAATGACATGAACAAGAAGTCAatagatgctccaaaacaggcTATACCAATCCCTGTGATGGgctcagaaaagcttattgTGACAATAGTGTATTGCCATTTCACCCACCACTACATTAGACTATCTAACTTTATTATCAGATCATGAAGTTCATGTATGTAACTCACCTAATTGCTTTACTTTTAGTTCAACTGAAGACATAGTTTTTAAAACCAAACTTCTCCAGCTGGAATGTCATTTCACCTGGGCTCTAAGAAAAGAGGATACAGATCTGACTGATCTTCTGAATAGGCTGGAAGACCAGATTAACTTTGACCTTGGAAAGAAGGCAGGAGTCGCACGCACATACAACTCCATTGGATTTGTAAAGTATCTTCTGGGGTCCCATGATGAGGCTCTAAGCCACTTTCAGAGATCTGCAGAGCTCACAAAAGAATGCCATGGAGAAGAGTGTGACAAGCTGCTTGTTGTTCCCTGTGGAAACCTTGCGTGGTTGCACTACAACAGAAAAGATTATGAAGAATGCAAAAGTTACCTGGATCAACTGAAGGACATCAAGGAAAAATATCCCCCTGATTCTACTTCTGTCCCTTATCCTGAAGTGCTTGGAGAAAAGGGATGGACCTTTCTCAAGTTTTCTCGCAAGTACTATGAAAGATCTAAGGAGTGCTTCAGGAAGGCCTTGGAGCTGGAGCCAGATGCTGGTGAATATAATGCTGGTTATGCCATTGCTCTGTACCGCACAGAAACTGAGCACACCAATCCAACAGATTCACCCACAATTAAGCAGCTGAGACGGGCCATAGAGACGAACCCAGATGATGATGTTCTTAAAGTTTTGCTGGGTCTGAGACTGGCTGTTTACAAGAAGTATGATGAGGCTGAGAGCCTAGTGGAGAAAGCATTAGAGAACTCTCCAGAACATCCACACGTGATCCGATATGTTGGGATATTTTTCAGGAACCAAGGCTCTGTGGACAGGGCCGTCGCTTTGTTGAAGAGAGCACTGGAAAGGGTGCCCAACTCAAGTTTCATACATCATCAGCTGGCCCTCTCATACAAGAAAAAGCAAATCAATTTGCATCGTGCAGGAAGCCACCACAGCAAAAGTGCTGAAATTCAGCGGTTTCGTAATCAGTGCATCTACCATTTAGAGAAGGCCATTACACTGAAGCCCTCCTTCATCTCGGCTATGAGTGAGCTGGCTCTGCAGTATGGACAGAACCAGGAACTCTCAAAAGCAGAGGAGCAGTTTCAGGCTACATTCCAGGtagctacagaaaaaaaagataccTACCAGCTGGTTTTACTCTATTATGCAGAATTCCAGGAGTACGGAATGAGGTGCGAGTCTTTGGCCATCAAACAATACATGCAGTGTTTGAAGATGGGTCCTGATAAGAGTGAAGGTAAGAGAAGTGCTGGACATCTGAAAAGGATTGCAGAGAAAAGAATCTCCAGGAATCCAAAGGATGCAGAAGCATTTGGAATACTGGGATTCATCCATaaggaaaagggagagaaacgCTACGCCATAGAGTGCTATGAGAAAGCTCTGAGCTATGAAGACAATGCAGAGTACCTAAGTAATCTTTGTGACCTCAGGCTTTCTTTACAGTAACATTATAACTTCATGCCTATTCACATATCCTTGGggttatattaatataatggTGTCTTTACAATATACTTACTATCCTTGGAATATTGCAGATTATCTATAGCTCAGCTGACTCAAATTGTACACTGGATTAAGTTTTGCAAATGTTTAGTTGATGATGTTAATTGAAATTTCACCCTGCAAATAGAGAACTGCTTGTTGAGTCAATTTTATGACATATAGTAGAAGTTCTGAAGTAGTGTTTTACTTACTCTGCACTttgttatatatgtatgttttatatgtgtgtgtgtgtgtgtgtgtgtgtgtgtgtgtgtgtttatatactaCTTGTATTACTCAATGTTACTCAAGGTCTTGAGTTTTCATTGTGCTGCACTGTGGTCCTCCAGGACCAAAGTTGGACACTCCTGTATtatcagtaaataaaatgaataaaagttcaACTCAAATGAGAACTGTCTTTATATCACATCACTTTTATTGCTCAGCAACCATGTAGCCATACACATTACATACTTTTAAATAACCTGGTGAGATTTAAGCTGCCATAAACACAGCAATTAGAAATAAACGATCCCAGGCCTGGCTTTATCAAGAAGTAGAGCGCGTGATTTGGTCACAGGCACGAGCCTAAGATGAAATTATAGtcccttaacaagcagcttgttacTATACGAGTAACAGACTCCGCTGACTCCGCGTacagctggcagttcgttctccagctcctctacTTTTCTCATTTACTCCCAGTGATGTCTGTCAGTTAGGGCCGATTCATCTTTTTATTGCAATTTGGGGCTTGGTCAGAAATCACCATATATGACTATGTCATGTACTATATATCACTGAAAAGAAATCCAAAGATTTCTGTTTCCTTTGTGCTACCTGatggtacactatattgccaaaattattcactcacccatccaaatcattgaattcaggtgttccaatcactttcatggccacggatgtataaaaccaagcacctaggcatgcagactgcttctacaaacatttgtgaaagaatgggtcgttctcaggagctcagtgaattccagagtggtaccgtgataggatgccacctgtgcaacaagtccagtcatgaaatcaCTTTCCACATTCCAcattcctcactactaaatattccacagtcaactgtcagtgctattataacaaagtggaagcgattgggaacgacagcaactcagccacaaagtgataggccacataaaatgacagagcagggtcaacagatgctgaggcgcatagatGCTGCAGTCAATCgctatagacctccaaacttcatgtggccttcagattagcttaaGAACAGCATCGAGAGCTTCatgccaagcagctgcatccaagccttacatcaccaagcacaatgcaaagtgttgaatgcagtggtataaaacGCCTGCTGctggattctagagcagtgtagACGTGTTCATGAATCACActtgatgaatcacacttctccacctggcagtctgatggatgactctgggttgccaggagaatgacACTTgtatgactgcattgtgcccagtgtaaagtttgatggagggggattatggtgtggtgttgtttttcaggagttgggctca
This portion of the Pygocentrus nattereri isolate fPygNat1 chromosome 13, fPygNat1.pri, whole genome shotgun sequence genome encodes:
- the LOC108416992 gene encoding interferon-induced protein with tetratricopeptide repeats 5-like; its protein translation is MSSTEDIVFKTKLLQLECHFTWALRKEDTDLTDLLNRLEDQINFDLGKKAGVARTYNSIGFVKYLLGSHDEALSHFQRSAELTKECHGEECDKLLVVPCGNLAWLHYNRKDYEECKSYLDQLKDIKEKYPPDSTSVPYPEVLGEKGWTFLKFSRKYYERSKECFRKALELEPDAGEYNAGYAIALYRTETEHTNPTDSPTIKQLRRAIETNPDDDVLKVLLGLRLAVYKKYDEAESLVEKALENSPEHPHVIRYVGIFFRNQGSVDRAVALLKRALERVPNSSFIHHQLALSYKKKQINLHRAGSHHSKSAEIQRFRNQCIYHLEKAITLKPSFISAMSELALQYGQNQELSKAEEQFQATFQVATEKKDTYQLVLLYYAEFQEYGMRCESLAIKQYMQCLKMGPDKSEGKRSAGHLKRIAEKRISRNPKDAEAFGILGFIHKEKGEKRYAIECYEKALSYEDNAEYLSNLCDLRLSLQ